Below is a window of Drosophila miranda strain MSH22 chromosome 3, D.miranda_PacBio2.1, whole genome shotgun sequence DNA.
AATGCATTTATTTGACTATTCCAGAATGGTTCTAAATGAGGCCTCCCTCTGCACGGGCATGATGGTGGGCAACGTGGCCAGTGGGTATATCTATGCAGCAACGGATGCTTTCACCCTCTTCTTCATAGCCAGCTGCTTGATGGCCTTGTCCTTGATGTATGTCTATTTCTGTGTGCCCGAGAGCCTGATACCCGATCATCTTCCCACAGGAGTAGGTCACATCTATTTGGGACACCAGATAAGCCATCTAACAGACTTGTTCTCTTTCGCCTAGTCACGCATCCGCGAGTTCTTCCGTTTCGATTTGGTCAAGGATCTGGTCCGCACCTGTTTCCAAAGGCGGCCAAACTTTGACCGTGCCATTATCTGGCTGACTATGATCGCCCTGACCATAGCCATCTTTGATATGGGTAAGAAAGTGACTGAATTGCGTTCCAAAGATTTCATGCCTTCAATTAATTTTGCTTTATACCAGAGGGTGAGAGCACTGTCAACTACATGTTCATGCGGGAACAATTCGACTGGACTATCAAGGATTTCAGCCTATTCAACGCCGCGCGAATTGTCGTCCAGATTGTGGGCAGCATAGTCGGAATGGTAGTCCTGCGACGCGTGCTGAAGCTATCAATCATAACCATGGCAATGCTGTCGCTCGCTTGCTGCGTTCTTGAGAGCACAGTACGTGCCACGGCCGTGTACTGGCAGGAGATGTATGTCGGAATGGCCTTGGGCATGATGCGCGGCGTAATGGGACCCATGTGTCGTGCCATTCTGTCCCATGTAGCGCCAAGCACGGAAGTGGGTAAGTTAGAATCCCCCTGAATCAGCGAACCGTGAAGGAACGATTAACTAAAACAATATTCCCCATTTAGGCAAGATATTCGCACTGACCACATCGATGGAGTCTGTTTCGCCGCTGGGAGCTGCTCCTCTGTATACGAGCGTTTACAAAGCCACGGTGGAATTTTATCCAGGAGCATTCAACTTCATCAGCGCCGTCTTATACTTCATATGCTACGTTCTAATTGCGTAAGTTACCGCAAGGTTACTTTAATCGTTTGCTTAAATAAATTCCCGAAATTGCAGCATCATTTTCGGCATCCAGAAGTCGATGGGCAACAGCAGTGTTTATCAGGCTATTGGCAGTTAGCCGGCTCCCCGCTCGGCTTAGTTGATTGTATCTCAAAGACCAATTAAATCTGTACGTGTGTGATTGCTGCGACGGTTCTCAATGTGAACAATTTGAAAATATTTCTGTATTTGATAGTCGTTTATCCACGACTTGTGCAAGTAGTATtacgattttttttttttcttttaccatatttttttttgtgttcaTGTGCCTTTGGGAACACAACTGTGCCCTTGCTATCTCGACTGTATTTGGGAAATGCAAACACATT
It encodes the following:
- the LOC108159598 gene encoding proton-coupled folate transporter, translating into MPRIDTEPLVSDDDAPRTLDAAATATTTPSTTSIDEEVPVRPPALDYNSYRWFILEPAVFLIFFARYLIGAVYQNQILYQTCVTIMKYNATECEPLLGIDRGESEAAKKIEVQVQEYSANIMMTTSLLESIIPAFVSLFLGPWSDKFGRRPILLTTFTGYLTGSIILIIITRITMVTNISPWWFLLSSVPSVLSGGTCALITGIYCYISDVAKERKRALRMVLNEASLCTGMMVGNVASGYIYAATDAFTLFFIASCLMALSLMYVYFCVPESLIPDHLPTGSRIREFFRFDLVKDLVRTCFQRRPNFDRAIIWLTMIALTIAIFDMEGESTVNYMFMREQFDWTIKDFSLFNAARIVVQIVGSIVGMVVLRRVLKLSIITMAMLSLACCVLESTVRATAVYWQEMYVGMALGMMRGVMGPMCRAILSHVAPSTEVGKIFALTTSMESVSPLGAAPLYTSVYKATVEFYPGAFNFISAVLYFICYVLIAIIFGIQKSMGNSSVYQAIGS